Proteins from one Chiloscyllium plagiosum isolate BGI_BamShark_2017 chromosome 49, ASM401019v2, whole genome shotgun sequence genomic window:
- the LOC122544459 gene encoding NFATC2-interacting protein-like: MSEYPAQPTDGQDKICLRVRGVERNSFQDITIGKTESLKRLMEDYKERMALQRCRLTFHFDGAELSETSTPQDNEMENDDVIDVWICS, translated from the exons ATGTCTGAATATCCTGCACAGCCCACCGATGGTCAGGACAAGATCTGCCTGCGTGTACGGGGAGTGGAGAGAAACTCGTTCCAGGACATCACCATCGGGAAG ACTGAGTCATTGAAGAGACTGATGGAGGATTACAAAGAGCGGATGGCTCTACAGCGATGCCGACTGACTTTCCACTTTGACGGTGCCGAGCTATCGGAGACCAGCACTCCCCAGGACAACGAGATGGAGAACGATGATGTGATCGATGTTTGGATATGCTCCTGA
- the LOC122544458 gene encoding zinc finger protein 239-like: MNKSWKCGQCGEGFPSPSALDIHERRHTGEKPFTCFMCEKGFISVSNLLRHQQLHAGKRPFTCSACGKGFCDSHNLLQHQRIHTGERPFACSHCGKGFTQLSNLHVHQRVHTGEKPFICSQCGRGFTQLSNLQTHQRVHTGERPFICSQCREGFSRLSNLQKHERVHTGERPFICSQCGKGFTQSSHLRKHQQIHTKERSFTCSQCGKGYNRFSSLQKHQRDHQ; the protein is encoded by the coding sequence ATGAATAAATCCTGGAAATGTGGACAATGTGGGGAAGGATTCCCTTCCCCATCTGCACTTGACATTCATGAGCGCAGACACACtggagagaagccattcacctgTTTCATGTGTGAGAAAGGTTTCATTTCCGTCTCCAATCTGCTAAGACACCAGCAGCTTCACGCTGGCAAgcgaccattcacctgctctgcatgtgggaaaggattctgtgattcacacAACTTGCTGCAACACCAAcggattcacactggggagaggccattcgccTGCTCTCATTGTGGCAAGGGATTCACACAGTTATCCAACCTGCATGTCCACCAGCgcgttcacactggggagaagccttTCATTTGCTCTCAGTGCGGGAGGGGATTCACGCAGTTATCCAATCTGCAAacgcaccagcgagttcacaccggggagaggccattcatctgctctcagTGCAGGGAAGGATTCTCTCGATTATCCAACTTGCAGAAACACGAGCGAgttcacacaggggagagaccgttcatctgctctcagtgtgggaagggattcacacAGTCATCCCACTTGCGGAAACACCAACAGATTCACACCAAGGAGAGGtcattcacctgctctcagtgcgggaagggATACAATCGATTCTCCAGTCTGCAGAAACACCAGCGAGATCACCAGTGA